Below is a genomic region from Desulfuromonadales bacterium.
GAGAAGGAGGCTCCCGTGACCGGCCCTGCTGTTAATTTGGAAAGGAAGGAAGAAGGTTCTCGCCGGCCCGGCTGCCACCCCGGACCCTTGATGGTTTCTACTCTACTCTTCCAGCGCAAGAAGAAACAGGTTCATTCCCGCAAATCTTCGGCTGCGGAGGGACGGCGCGGGGGTGTGGCTTTGCACAGTGAGGGTTTTCTCTCTACATCGCCAGGACAGAGATGTCGAGATCCTCGATAAACCGGCTCTCGGTCGCCTTGATCCGGTAGGTCGACCCGTTTCGCCACTCCTGGCTGAAACTCAGCCGGGTGTCCGCTTTGCCTTTTCCCGGATGGTCGTCGATGGCAATTTCTCCCCCCTGGTAGCTGACCCGGACATTAACCCGGCCGAGCGGCCCCTGCAAGGCAATGGTACGGGTTTCACCTTCACGCAGGTCGATCGATTGCGGGGTGAGCGGGCAGGACTTCCCCTTGATCTGAATTTGCCCCTTGTTAAATGTGACTTTAACCCGGGAGGGCGGCACGTTGGCCCGCTGTTTTTTGTAAGTCGGCTGTTCCCTGGCGACGACTTCCGGCTTGTCGTGCCGCGGCGGCGCCTCGACGGCCACCGTCTCCGGTTTCTGCGGGCGATGTTCCTTCTCTTTGCTCAGGATGATCTGGGGGTTCTCGGGTTTCGGTGCCGGCTGCTGAATGACGATGACCTGCGGGCGTCTGCCGGTCCGGCGGTCGCGGGGCGGCTCCCCCAGGACCTGCACCGTGACGGTCACGCCGCGCAGTTCCAGTGGGCCCCTGGCGTTGAGATTGGCATAGGTTTTCCCCTCCTCCCAGCCATCCTCGTAGACCAGCCGGGCGGCATGGGATCGTCTGGCGTCCGGGTGGTCGTCCAGCAGCAGGTTGCTGCCGTCGTAGCTGGCCAGCAGGTTGGCTGTTCTTCCCCTGAGGTCGACGACCTCGACCTTTTTGGTCTCGCCGGCGGCGATCTTGAAGGCGACCGGCTGGTACGGCTTGTGGTCCCCGCGGAACTTCAGGCGCCCATCCTGAATGGTCACCCGCAGCAGATCGCCATAGACCCCCTTGCCCCGGTAGACGGCATCGACCTGCAACTGGCGCTGCCGGGCCTCTTCGGCCTCGATGGCGCGTTGGTGCTCTCTTTCGATGGCCTGCTGCCGGGCACGCTCCTCCCGCTGTTGTTGCAGGACGGCCTGCCGGGCCTGATACGCTTCCATCACCGCAACCCGTTCCTGTTCGCCCATGGTGTCCCAGCGTTCCTGCGGCACGCCGTAGATGCTGGGGGTACACCCGATCAGGCCGATCAGGAACAACATCAGGCCGGTCAATAACCACTTTTTCATGGCAACTCCTCCTTGTTCCCAACCTCTGCACGCGCAGCACCAGGGATGGATCAGAATTGGGCTTCGCTTCAATGCTGTTGCTGCAAAGGGCAATGCAATTCCGACGCCAATGCACTGGACATCGACATCCATAAAAAGCGATGTCGGTTAGCCAGACGAATGGCCCAATTTCGCCGGCCCGGGCCGCAAGCGGTATACTGTGAGTGAGCCCAGCGCCCAAGACGCCACATGCTCACAGCCGCAGGCAATTTTCTCGCAGGGAGGAGCATCATGCTGGTCACCATCGAATACTGCAACCGGTGAGGCTATCGCGAACGGGCCGCCAGTCTGGCGGAGAGGATCACAGAGGCGATGGCGGCGGAGGTCAGGCTGATCGAGTCGAGCGGCGGGGTTTTTGAAGTCGTGGTCGACGGAAACCTGGTCTATTCCAAGAAGCGGACGGGCGAGTTCCCCGACGAGGCGCAGCTGCTGGAGACAATCCGCGGCGGCGAGGGTCCGTGCGGCCGGTCCTGAGAAAGGTACAGGGTCAGCCCTTGATGCTGGACTTGGCCTGAGTCAAGGGCTGACCCTGTATTGCTTTAATGTTTGCCACGTCCTCCACCGCCATGATCGCCGTGATGACCGCCGCCATGGCCGTCATGCCTGAATTCGCCGTGATGGTGTCCGTGGTCCCACCAGGGCCAGAAGATGCAACCGGACAGATTCGTCGCCGCTATCGTTACAAACAACAGTTTTGCCAGCAATGACTTTTTCATGATTCTTCCCTTTCATTCGAGTCGGGGGAGAAACCTGCTACCTCAATGATACGATCTTTCAGCCATGCCGTCCATGCCCTCGGCGGCGATTCGTCCTTTCCCACAGGAAGGAGGTTCTCGCCGGCCCGGCTGCCACACCAGGCTTTTGATGGTTCCTGATGTGTCTTGCTGGTCTCGGCCACCTTGCCACTTCAGTAGCTTTGAGCTTGACATGAGCGGTTACTTGGTTATGTTGTTAAAAAATCGCTGCGTGATTATCGGAATTCACAACCCCATTCTCGGATGACTGCTTGCTTATTTGCAAAACAGGAAAAGGCGGAAAGTCGTCGCGCTATCAATCCCCAAATTGAGGAGAGATCACGATGATCAAGATGATGAACAATCTGTTGAAAGGGAGGCCATACAACCTGCTCGGCGACATCATGGTTATCCCGCAGGAAGCCCTGCACGCAGTTTTGGGCAAGGTCTGGAAGCTGCGTGTGATTGTGGTGATTCTTGTCTCAATCTGCGTTGCCTTGGGGACGTTGAGTCTCAAAGGACAGGAAGCCTTTGCCCGGTTATTGCACCTGGAGACGGAGAACAAGGCGAAAGACGCCACCATCGAAAAGCTGCAAGAAGAAAAAAAACTTTTGGAAGAGAAGCTGGCTTTCAAGCGCAAGGTCGACGCCCTGGTCGCGAAGATCAAGAAGGAGGCCGCCTGGCTCGATCACGGGATCATCCGTCCTGCAGCGGAAATGGCCCTTGCCCACACAACCGACCCGGGTCTTTACCTGGCGATCGGGTTGGTGGAGGCGGGGTTGCGGGCAGATGTCGTACACCCCGACGGGGTAGCCCTGGGCATGCACGGACTCTGTCCCAAGGACTGGCACTCCTACCTGAAAGCGAAAGGGATCATGGAAAACCGGGACGATTACTTTGATCCGGTGAAGTCTTTCAAGGGCTCGGAGGCGGTCCTGTCGGCGCTGGTGCTGGAGTGCGGCTCCCTGGAAAAAGCATTGCTTTACTACAACGGAGGCGAGCCTGCCGCCGCGGGAATGATCCCCAGGAGTACGGTTTATGCGCAGCGGGTGCTGCATTTGCGGAGAGCTTTCGCTGCGCAACTCTCAGGGCATAATGAGAGTTAAGTCTGCAATATGCTTCACCAAGACGGCTTTTTTCCTACATCGCCAGGCCGGCAAAGGCATTGCGGATTTTGGCTTTTGAACTCCCTGTCCCAGCACCGCTTCCGGCAAAATCCTCGATCTCGGCCAGCGAGAAAACGACCTTGACCGAGTGCTGTTCGGTGCTGACCTTCAACCACCACTCGTCGCCCCCCTGCTCCACCCATTCGACCCTGTCGGGCCGCAGTCCGTGCTGGGAAGCGTAACGGAGGGCGACTTCCTTCAGCATCTCCTTGCCTTTGCTGCGCTGCTCTTCGATTTCGGTCATCACATCCTCGGAATATGTTTGAAACTTAGTTGTATGCGAAGCGGCCTTACGGCTCGCCGGCGACCTGCTCTACAGTAAAGGGGAGCGGCTCGTAGGCCCAGCCGCCAGCATGCCGGCGTCCGACCGCCAGGGCGCTATTCTCCCCCTGCTGAACGGTGAGGGACGGCTCCTGAGCCAGCCCCGCCTTCGGGTCGGTCGACAGCCCCAGCGCCTCCTGCCGCGCCGCCTCCCGCCGGCGGCCGGACGCGAGATCGACGGCGATCAGCCGGTGCTCCGGCGACCAGTAGAATAGCTCCCCGCCGCGCAATCCGTAGTAGTCGATCATCGGTCCGATCTCGAGGTAGTCGCCGCCGGGGCCGCGGACGAGAAGGTGCTCCGCCTTCTCCCGCTGCGGCGCCGGGTCGCCGGCGGCGTGGGCGACGACGACCAGCGTCCCCGACGCGTCGGTGAGATAGAAATATTTAAGTTCGCGTCCGCGCGCCGCGAGTTCGGCGTCGATGGGGAGGGGTTCGCGCGTCTCCCGCTCCAGGTCGTACACCCACTTCTCGCTGAGGAACGCGTAGCTCTTCTTGACCTGCCCGGAGGTGCGGACGATGACCTTCGGGCCGTAGGCCGCCACCACATGGAACGAAGAACTCCCGGGGAGCCAATCCTGCTTGAGGGCATTCTCGACGAGGAGGATCCGCGTTACGCCGGTGGCAAAGTCATACAGCCCCAGGTAGTTGCGGTCGATCAGGTAGCGGGGGATGCCGCCGTCGGGAAAGGCGAGGATGCCGGCGGCCGGCCGGTAGACGAGGCGCTTCATGGTGAAGACCCCCACCCGGCCGTCGAGGGCGGTGGCGGCGCTCTGAAAGCGGCTGGCGTCGTAGGGCGGCCCGTACAGCGACGAGCAGCCGAGGGCGAGAAAGAGCAGGAGAGGGAAAAGGAGGCGGGGGGAGAATTTCATAAAGGGAAGGATAGGGATGGGGCGGCAGGGTGTCAAGGAGCTTCAGTGCTGCGGAAGGGGCGTGAATGGCAGAATGGCAAGCCTGGACACCACGGCCCTGAGGAGGTGGAATATCCGAATGATGTGTCTGACCCCGGAGCGTCCCTCCAAGCCCGCCGCAACTGAAGCCAGGCTTAGGTGACGCATGGAAATCGAATCCCCTTTGTCAAGCCTGACCCGCCATCGCCCTCCTGGAAATTAAAAACGAGCCTGTCCCCCTCAGCTTTGCCTGTCTTCCATTTAATGGGATTTAAAGGGTTCCGGGGACAATTTACTTATTTCCCCCGGCCATCCACCAATCTGAAAATCCCAGCCGCCGTTTGATAATATCGTCTGACATCCTGCAAATCAGGTTTACCGGAGGGCAGAAATCCGGTTGTTACCGGATACCGAGAATCGAGGTAAACCGTACTCAGCTCGATCAGAGTTGTCTCATCAGCCGGCATTTCCGCGATTTCGGAGGCAAGTGCTGAAAGACGCACCAAGTCATGAATCCGGGGAACGGGTTTATCGGCGCCCTCGATAACCGCCTTGAAGCATTTTTCGATGCACTGCTGGGCATGAAAGGCGGCGATGTTGGTCAGCCCCTCGTCATCCAGGAGCTTCCCGACCGTATCCAGGTCCTCTTTAGCCCTGGCGAGCCATTCTTTCGCCGCCCCCGTCATTGCAGCGTTATCCCCTTTTCGAGAATGTCCCTGCTAAAAGAGCTCCGGGAATCCAGAAGGGTTTGCCATTCCTTTTTGCTGTACACCAGCACATCGAGCGCCACCTGGCGGTTGATGTCGGCAAGAAGCTTCCTGACCGTGACCGTGTCCGTCATTTTTTCCCGGAAGCTGCCCGATGATTCTTCCTTGTTCAAGACCACGATGAGATCAATATCGCTGTCGACGCCAGCCGAACCCTGGGCATGGGATCCGAAAAGGATGATCCTGGCCGGATTCAGGACGCTGAGGCGATTTTTTATCTCCTCGATGAGCTGAAGCTGCTTCGACCCCATGAATTTTTTCTCCCGAACCGCAATGATAGACGCGTCGCCAGAATCACCCAAATCCGCCCGTCTGTCAACGCCAAACCCCGCTCAGCCCCTCTCACCGCTGCCGCCGGAACCAGGCGACGACCGCCTCCACCGACTGCGCCCCGACGAGCTGATCGACGACCTTGCCGCCGCGCAGCAGCATCACCACCGGAATGCCGCGCACGCCGAAGCGCGCCGCCAGCGCCGGATTCGCCTGGGTGTCGACTTGCACGACGGCGGCCTCTCCCGCCAGCCGCTCCGCGATGGTTCGCACCGACGGTGCGAATGCGACGCAATGCGGTCACCAGGGTGCCCAGAACTCCGCCAGGATTGGGCCGGGATAGCTCTGCACGAAGG
It encodes:
- a CDS encoding transglycosylase SLT domain-containing protein — encoded protein: MIKMMNNLLKGRPYNLLGDIMVIPQEALHAVLGKVWKLRVIVVILVSICVALGTLSLKGQEAFARLLHLETENKAKDATIEKLQEEKKLLEEKLAFKRKVDALVAKIKKEAAWLDHGIIRPAAEMALAHTTDPGLYLAIGLVEAGLRADVVHPDGVALGMHGLCPKDWHSYLKAKGIMENRDDYFDPVKSFKGSEAVLSALVLECGSLEKALLYYNGGEPAAAGMIPRSTVYAQRVLHLRRAFAAQLSGHNES
- a CDS encoding HEPN domain-containing protein; translation: MTGAAKEWLARAKEDLDTVGKLLDDEGLTNIAAFHAQQCIEKCFKAVIEGADKPVPRIHDLVRLSALASEIAEMPADETTLIELSTVYLDSRYPVTTGFLPSGKPDLQDVRRYYQTAAGIFRLVDGRGK
- a CDS encoding nucleotidyltransferase domain-containing protein, which codes for MGSKQLQLIEEIKNRLSVLNPARIILFGSHAQGSAGVDSDIDLIVVLNKEESSGSFREKMTDTVTVRKLLADINRQVALDVLVYSKKEWQTLLDSRSSFSRDILEKGITLQ
- a CDS encoding thioredoxin domain-containing protein is translated as MSTYTVTCKACGTANRIPADKEGKAGRCGRCHAALAPLYYRPQPLTERTFDPFVQSYPGPILAEFWAPWUPHCVAFAPSVRTIAERLAGEAAVVQVDTQANPALAARFGVRGIPVVMLLRGGKVVDQLVGAQSVEAVVAWFRRQR